CCGCGTAGAGGGGGTCAGGCTCAATTCTGGATGTAAAGAGATCTGTTTCGCGCATGAGCACATTATGCGCGCGGCCGCCGGTTTATTCCAGAGCGCTCACGCATGCGCGATGATAAGCTTCAGTCTCTGAGACAGCAGCTCATGAGAGCGCGTCGGCGCTCCTTGCGCCCTACTGCGCCGCCCTCGGCGTGTGTCGCGTCTCGTCGCCGCGGCCGGCGAGCAGCCCTTCGATGGAGATGTCCTCGTCGAGTTGGTCCCAGTGCAGCCCTTTGCGGCTGATCTCGTAAGCGAGACGCTGGGCCAGCGTCGCGTGCAGAAGACGCGGGAACCAAACGAGCGGCACGCCGAGCGTGCGTCCGTCGGATAATTCGACCCACATGCTATCGTCGTCAAAGCGTAGGGACTTAGCCGAAATGCACATGGTTTAGCGGCCTGATACGCGCAATGGCGTCGAAGTCGCGATCATTGTGGACGAGCGTCGTCGACTCGTCCATTGCAATCTGCGCGATGCAGCAGTCGACGAGGCTGCGGATCGTTATTCCCTGACGCCGAAGATCAAAATAGATGCGGGCCGCCTCTCGCCATGTCGCGACGGAGGGATCGATCAATCGAATTTTCGCAAGATAGTCCGAAAGGCGACGCCAATCCCCTTCGTCCTTCGCGCCGGCCAACAGCTCCATTTCGGTAAACCGGGCGACGACAATCTCGCGATCACCGGCGAATTCAAGAAGCTCCTGTGCACGAGCGCCTGTCAGGTCGCGAACCGAGGCGATGAGGACCGAGGTGTCAGCCAGGATCATGCCGAACCGGGCTCAGCGCTTTGGGATCGTACCCTTCGTAAAACTGGACCTTCCCGACAAGATCGAGCAGCGCCGCATTCTTGCGACGTATGTCGAGAGCGCCTTTGAGAATGCGCTCGACGGCGGCGCGGTCGTCCGTCTCGCCGGTCGCGGCGCGGGCGGCGTCAACGAGAGCGTCCTCGATTTGCAGCGTCCTGGTCATATCGCCCTCAATACAACCCGGCGATGCAAGTGTCGATGGCGACGCGCCGCGCCGCTTACCCCTCCAGCAACCGTCGCGCGATGACCTGCGCCTGAATCTCCGCCGCGCCCTCAAAGATGTTCAGGATGCGAGCGTCGCAGAGCACGCGCGAGACCGGATATTCGAGCGCGAAGCCGTTGCCGCCGTGGATCTGCAGGGCGTTGTCCGCCGCCGCCCAGGCGACGCGGGCGCCGAGCAGCTTCGCCATGCCGGCCTCCAAATCGCAGCGCTTGCCCTCGTCCTTCTCGCGCGCGGCGAAATAGGTGATCTGGCGGGCGATATGGATCTCGATCGCCATCGAGACGATCTTGTTGAAGACGCGCGGGAAGGAGAACAGCGGCTTGCCGAACTGAATGCGCTCCTTGGCGTATTTCAGTCCAAGATCAAGCGCGCATTGGGCGACGCCAAGCGCCCGCGCCGCCGTCTGGATGCGGGCGGATTCGAAGGTCTCCATGAGCTGCTTGAAGCCCCTGCCCTCCTCGCCGCCGAGCAAGTTTTCCGCCGGGACTTCGAAATTGTCGAAGCCGATCTCGAACTCCTTCATGCCGCGATAGCCGAGCACTTCGATCTCGCCGCCGGTCATGCCCTTGGCGGGGAAGGGATTCTCGTCGGTTCCACGCGGCTTTTCGGCGAGCAGCATGGAGAGGCCCTTATAGCCCTTCTCATTCGGGTTGGTGCGCACCAGCAGCGTCATCACATCGGCGCGCACCGGATGGGTGATCCAGGTCTTGTTGCCGAAGACCTTGTAGACGCCGCCCTCCAGCGTCGCCCGGGTGCGCAGGCCGGCAAGGTCGGAGCCATTGTTGGGCTCGGTGAAAACCGCGGTTGGCAGGATTTCGCCCGAGGCGATTTTGGGGAGATATTTCTCCTTCTGCGCCGGCGTGCCGCCGACCAGGATGAGTTCGGCGGCGATTTCCGAGCGCGTGCCGAGCGAGCCGACGCCGATATAGGCGCGCGACAATTCCTCGGAGACGACGCACATGGCGATCTTGCCCATGCCCGAGCCGCCATATTCCTCCGGAATCGTCAGGCCGAAGACGCCAAGTTCGGCGAGGCCGGAGATGACGTCAAGCGGGATGTAGTCATTTTTCGAGTGCCAGTCGTGCGCATAGGGCGTGACATTGGCCGTGGCGAATTTGCGCATCTCGCTGCGGATCGCTTCCAGCGTCTCGTCGAGGCCGGAGGCGCCGATCGTTTCGGCCGCCGAATGATGGTCGATGAGTTCGGCGAGGCGGGCGCGGTTCGCCGGCGTATTGCCGGTAAGGATCAGCCGATCGACGCAGGCGGGCCGCCGCGCCGCGATCTGTTGGCTCGTCAGGCCGAAATCGCTAAGCCGGACGATCTCGCCCTGGCTCATCGGGATGCCCCCGTAAACCTGAGCGAGGAATTCGGCGAAGCCGATCTGATTTAAGAGCTCCTCGGTCTCGCCGTAAGCGCCTTCGGCCGAGAGCCGCTCGGCGTAATCGATGAGTTCGCGCAGACCCTGCACATAGGTCGCGAGCCAGGCGAGTCCGTGCGCGGCATGCTGATCGGCCTCGAACAGGTCATTGGCGATCTTGCCGTCGCGCGAGTCGCGGGCGCGAACGCTGGCGAGCGCGTCCTTGTAAAGCGCCTCGACGGCGGCGAGCGCCTCCTTGGCGTCGCTGGTCCAATCGGCGGCTTCAAGTTTCGTCGCGACGGCTGCGGTCATTTCACTTTCCGAAATTAAGAGCCCCTGGGGGCGCTGGCGCCCACCCTCCCCTCGCAAACCGAGTATTCCCGGTTTGCGCATTTAAATTGGCCAAAGTCGGCAACAGCCGACTTTGGCTGGGGGAGGGTCGAGCCGCGTCAGCGGCTCGGGGTGGGGTGATACAGCCAAGCAATCCGGGCTGCCACCCCCTCCCGATCGCCTGCGGCGATCGACCTCCCCCCTCAAGGGGGAGGTGTTTGCGGCCTACATGCCGATATTTGGCCTGAGACGCAACCGGTCCCTTTGCGCCCGCAGGGCTTCGAACTCGGGCTAATTTCGGCTCACTTTCCGCCGTCATGCCCGCGCTTGTCGCGGGCATCCACGCCGGGACATCGCGAAATGCATCGCATGGAGACGGTATGTTCGGCTCATGTTTTCAGATTTGCATCGTGGCGTGGCGTGGATGGCCGCGACAAGCGCGGCCACGAGGCGGTGAGATGACGCGTCGTTAACTTGGATTAGGAGCCCCTCCTTGCGCCCGATAGGCGCGGGCAATCAGATTTTTTCGATGATCAGCGGCAGGCCGCCTTTGGGCCGCGTGGTGAAATCGGGGGCAAGCTCCAGCCGATGGCCCTCGACCGGCGTGAAGCGGA
This window of the Methylocystis hirsuta genome carries:
- a CDS encoding DUF2442 domain-containing protein — its product is MCISAKSLRFDDDSMWVELSDGRTLGVPLVWFPRLLHATLAQRLAYEISRKGLHWDQLDEDISIEGLLAGRGDETRHTPRAAQ
- the vapC gene encoding type II toxin-antitoxin system VapC family toxin, whose protein sequence is MILADTSVLIASVRDLTGARAQELLEFAGDREIVVARFTEMELLAGAKDEGDWRRLSDYLAKIRLIDPSVATWREAARIYFDLRRQGITIRSLVDCCIAQIAMDESTTLVHNDRDFDAIARIRPLNHVHFG
- a CDS encoding acyl-CoA dehydrogenase family protein; its protein translation is MTAAVATKLEAADWTSDAKEALAAVEALYKDALASVRARDSRDGKIANDLFEADQHAAHGLAWLATYVQGLRELIDYAERLSAEGAYGETEELLNQIGFAEFLAQVYGGIPMSQGEIVRLSDFGLTSQQIAARRPACVDRLILTGNTPANRARLAELIDHHSAAETIGASGLDETLEAIRSEMRKFATANVTPYAHDWHSKNDYIPLDVISGLAELGVFGLTIPEEYGGSGMGKIAMCVVSEELSRAYIGVGSLGTRSEIAAELILVGGTPAQKEKYLPKIASGEILPTAVFTEPNNGSDLAGLRTRATLEGGVYKVFGNKTWITHPVRADVMTLLVRTNPNEKGYKGLSMLLAEKPRGTDENPFPAKGMTGGEIEVLGYRGMKEFEIGFDNFEVPAENLLGGEEGRGFKQLMETFESARIQTAARALGVAQCALDLGLKYAKERIQFGKPLFSFPRVFNKIVSMAIEIHIARQITYFAAREKDEGKRCDLEAGMAKLLGARVAWAAADNALQIHGGNGFALEYPVSRVLCDARILNIFEGAAEIQAQVIARRLLEG